In the Acetobacterium sp. KB-1 genome, CACTGCCACCCGGGCGTCCGGGTCCTGTTCCAGATACCGATCCAGGATGCCGTCTGAGATTTGATCACAGAGTTTATCCGGATGGCCCTCAGTCACTGATTCGGATGTGACCAGGTATTCATTCAATTAGTTCGCCTCCTTATGCTATAAGCTTTTTTTATATTCTAAAACCGTAACATGTTCGTATTTTTTAAAGACCTTACTGAAATAGCTGGACTCGTTGTATCCCAGACGGTAGGCCACATCGGTCAGACTCACTCTATTGTCCAGAAAATACCACTTGGCCAGCATCATTTTACGCATATGAATGTACTCCATCACGCTGACGCCAAACTCCACTTTAAAGATCCGGCTAAGATACCCCTGGCTCACATTGCAGTCCTGAGTGATTTCTTTAAGCCCAATGTTTTCGGTAAGGTGAACTTCCAGATAGTCAAAGACTCCCATCAGAATGGGGTGTTTGGTGGT is a window encoding:
- a CDS encoding AraC family transcriptional regulator; the encoded protein is MDQIYRDSATTKHPILMGVFDYLEVHLTENIGLKEITQDCNVSQGYLSRIFKVEFGVSVMEYIHMRKMMLAKWYFLDNRVSLTDVAYRLGYNESSYFSKVFKKYEHVTVLEYKKSL